Proteins from a single region of Nitratidesulfovibrio sp.:
- a CDS encoding branched-chain amino acid ABC transporter permease → MPPDAINALAQYTVSGLTTGSVYALLALGYSLIFNATGIVNFTQGDFLSLGGLVLYSLLVSQGLPIVAAFPATILVVALAGALVERVCLRPARSRQMIILIFITMAASTLMRGLMKQGWGKLPLALPPLSPDVPFRLLGAVLTPQNLWVMGMTLCGIAALAWFFRATVTGKAMRAAAADPRTARLMGVEVERLTTLSFAFAGALGALGGMLITPITSLSYDIGLMLGLKGFAAAVLGGYGSFAGAVAGGVLLGLFESYGAGYVTSAYRDVLVFGLLILVLFVRPQGLFGTTGRRA, encoded by the coding sequence ATGCCGCCAGACGCCATCAACGCCCTTGCACAGTACACGGTAAGCGGGCTGACCACCGGGTCGGTCTACGCGCTGCTGGCGCTGGGCTACAGCCTGATCTTCAATGCCACAGGCATCGTCAACTTCACCCAGGGCGACTTTCTGAGCCTTGGCGGGCTGGTGCTGTACAGCCTGCTGGTCAGCCAGGGGTTGCCCATCGTCGCGGCCTTTCCCGCCACCATTCTTGTCGTGGCCCTTGCGGGCGCGCTGGTGGAGCGGGTGTGCCTGCGCCCGGCCCGCAGCCGCCAGATGATCATCCTGATCTTCATCACCATGGCTGCCTCCACGCTGATGCGCGGCCTGATGAAGCAGGGTTGGGGCAAGCTGCCCCTGGCCCTGCCGCCCCTGTCGCCCGACGTGCCCTTCCGCCTGCTGGGCGCGGTGCTGACCCCGCAGAACCTGTGGGTGATGGGCATGACCCTGTGCGGCATCGCGGCGCTGGCCTGGTTCTTTCGCGCCACGGTGACCGGCAAGGCCATGCGCGCGGCGGCGGCGGACCCGCGCACCGCCCGGCTGATGGGGGTGGAGGTGGAACGGCTGACCACGCTGTCCTTCGCCTTTGCCGGAGCGCTGGGCGCCCTTGGCGGCATGCTCATCACGCCCATCACCTCACTTTCGTACGACATCGGCCTGATGCTGGGGCTGAAGGGCTTTGCCGCCGCCGTGCTGGGCGGCTACGGCAGCTTTGCCGGGGCCGTGGCGGGCGGGGTGCTGCTGGGCCTGTTCGAAAGCTACGGCGCGGGCTACGTGACCAGCGCCTACCGCGACGTGCTGGTGTTCGGCCTGCTCATCCTTGTCCTGTTCGTGCGGCCGCAGGGGCTGTTCGGCACCACCGGGAGGCGCGCATGA
- a CDS encoding branched-chain amino acid ABC transporter permease — MTAPGIDPGAVKANGMGTTAPASPATVPAAGRHPLLTPPARRFARGWLVLAVAVALLPLALRSGYQFTVLNVVAVNLIVVTGLNLLMGYAGQISYGHAAFFGMGAYGSAILSTTHGVDPWLAMGVSACGVAVAAAAVGVPTLRLKGNYLVMATLGFNLIVDVILVQWSDVTGGSSGFVGVPPLAVAGLSFDTDRSFYWLVWGVALLLLIPARNLVHSPVGRALRAIHDSEPGAEACGVPTASYKVQVFVLSAVFASLAGSLHAHYLGIVAPKTFDIFKSVEFVTMCLIGGMGSLWGGLAGALLLTVLPQMLGVFEEHHDLIFGAILLVMLIFMPRGVSPWLRDMLKKGMGNGRRPGGPNAPHSPVSPVTPVTPVTPASSIRPVTPQDGEARP; from the coding sequence ATGACCGCCCCCGGAATTGATCCCGGTGCCGTGAAGGCCAACGGTATGGGCACGACCGCGCCTGCTTCCCCCGCGACCGTGCCTGCGGCGGGCCGCCATCCGTTGCTCACCCCGCCTGCCCGCCGCTTCGCGCGCGGGTGGCTGGTTCTGGCCGTGGCGGTGGCCCTGCTGCCGCTGGCCCTGCGCTCCGGCTACCAGTTCACCGTGCTCAACGTGGTGGCGGTGAACCTCATCGTGGTCACGGGGCTCAACCTGCTGATGGGCTACGCCGGGCAGATCAGCTATGGCCACGCCGCGTTCTTCGGCATGGGGGCCTACGGCAGCGCCATCCTTTCCACCACCCACGGGGTGGACCCGTGGCTGGCCATGGGCGTTTCCGCCTGCGGGGTGGCCGTGGCCGCCGCTGCGGTGGGGGTGCCCACCCTGCGGTTGAAGGGCAACTACCTGGTCATGGCCACGCTGGGCTTCAACCTCATCGTGGACGTGATCCTGGTGCAGTGGAGCGATGTCACCGGCGGTTCCAGCGGCTTCGTGGGCGTGCCGCCGCTGGCCGTGGCGGGCCTTTCGTTCGACACTGACCGCTCGTTCTACTGGCTGGTGTGGGGCGTGGCGCTGTTGCTGCTCATTCCCGCGCGCAACCTTGTGCATTCGCCGGTGGGCCGCGCCCTGCGGGCCATCCACGATTCCGAACCGGGGGCGGAAGCCTGCGGCGTGCCCACGGCCAGCTACAAGGTGCAGGTGTTCGTGCTGTCCGCCGTGTTCGCCTCGCTGGCCGGGTCGCTGCATGCGCACTACCTGGGCATCGTGGCGCCCAAGACCTTCGACATCTTCAAGTCGGTGGAGTTCGTGACCATGTGCCTCATCGGCGGCATGGGCTCGCTGTGGGGCGGGTTGGCCGGGGCGCTGCTGCTCACGGTGCTGCCCCAGATGCTGGGCGTGTTCGAGGAGCATCACGACCTGATATTCGGCGCGATCCTGCTGGTCATGCTCATCTTCATGCCGCGCGGGGTTTCGCCGTGGCTGCGGGACATGCTGAAAAAGGGCATGGGGAACGGCAGGCGGCCCGGTGGCCCGAATGCGCCCCATAGCCCAGTCAGCCCTGTCACGCCCGTCACGCCGGTCACGCCAGCTTCGTCAATCAGGCCAGTCACGCCGCAAGACGGGGAGGCCCGGCCATGA
- a CDS encoding ABC transporter ATP-binding protein — translation MSLLAVRDLSVAFGGIRALDAASFTAQAGAITALIGPNGAGKTTLVNCVTGMVRPDSGTVTFDGRDITGMSAHRLPRLGLARTFQHLRVFGSMSLLENVMVGLHGHVRTGMLSSMLRLPGVRRTERAMRDAAMQALDFTGLSGRADEAAGLLPYGDQKRLVLARALVGDPRMILLDEPVAGLNPAETHEMGGLILALRARGVAVLLIEHDMSLVMRVSDAVVVLCSGAKIAEGAPGEVKRNPEVVNAYLGGGEEFGLHA, via the coding sequence ATGAGCCTGCTGGCGGTACGCGACCTTTCCGTGGCCTTCGGCGGCATCCGCGCGCTGGACGCGGCCAGCTTCACGGCGCAGGCCGGGGCCATCACCGCGCTCATCGGTCCCAACGGCGCGGGCAAGACCACCCTGGTCAACTGCGTCACCGGCATGGTGCGCCCCGATTCCGGCACCGTGACCTTCGACGGGCGCGACATTACCGGCATGTCCGCCCACCGTCTGCCGCGCCTGGGCCTTGCCCGTACCTTCCAGCACTTGCGGGTGTTCGGCTCCATGAGCCTGCTGGAAAACGTCATGGTGGGGCTGCACGGTCACGTGCGCACCGGCATGCTCTCCAGCATGCTGCGCCTGCCCGGCGTGCGCCGCACCGAACGGGCCATGCGCGACGCGGCCATGCAGGCACTGGACTTCACCGGTCTTTCGGGCCGGGCAGATGAAGCCGCCGGGCTTTTGCCCTACGGCGACCAGAAGCGGCTGGTGCTGGCCCGCGCCCTGGTGGGCGACCCGCGCATGATCCTGCTGGACGAGCCGGTGGCGGGCCTGAACCCGGCGGAAACCCACGAGATGGGCGGGCTGATCCTGGCCCTGCGCGCACGCGGGGTGGCCGTGCTGCTCATCGAGCACGACATGTCGCTGGTCATGCGCGTGAGCGATGCCGTGGTGGTGCTGTGCTCCGGCGCCAAGATCGCCGAGGGGGCCCCCGGCGAGGTGAAACGCAACCCCGAAGTGGTCAACGCCTACCTTGGCGGGGGCGAGGAGTTCGGCCTGCATGCTTGA
- a CDS encoding GntR family transcriptional regulator has product MAKLVKQSLGQEVTRMLKRMIIDGELEPGQRLVEDRLAAELGISRTPLREALHRLEQEGLLQKRSAGGYVLRPFDAEEVEEAVQVRALLESRVAALAARRAGPDQVEALRANLTGFRAAAARGDVVRLAELNTEFHLLLRAAGGSLLLARLLDEIEGVVERIIRALVPLREAGEWSDEDHARIVAAVVAGDADGAAEAMRAHVLHGGEAVLDTLRQPAVGPDGAGDSADVPATAPALRPSGKAASGKP; this is encoded by the coding sequence ATGGCGAAACTGGTCAAGCAGTCGCTGGGGCAGGAAGTGACGCGCATGCTCAAGCGCATGATCATCGATGGCGAACTGGAGCCCGGACAGCGGCTGGTGGAGGACCGCCTGGCGGCGGAACTGGGCATCAGCCGCACCCCCCTGCGCGAGGCCCTGCACCGGCTGGAGCAGGAGGGCCTGTTGCAGAAGCGCTCCGCCGGTGGCTACGTGCTGCGCCCCTTCGATGCCGAAGAAGTGGAAGAGGCGGTGCAGGTGCGCGCCCTGCTGGAGTCCCGCGTGGCCGCGCTGGCCGCGCGCCGGGCCGGGCCGGACCAGGTGGAGGCCCTGCGCGCCAATCTGACGGGCTTTCGCGCGGCGGCGGCCAGGGGCGACGTGGTCCGGCTGGCCGAACTGAACACCGAGTTCCACCTGTTGCTGCGGGCGGCGGGCGGTTCCCTGCTGCTGGCCCGCCTGCTGGACGAGATCGAAGGGGTGGTGGAGCGCATCATCCGCGCGCTGGTGCCCCTGCGCGAGGCCGGGGAATGGTCGGACGAGGACCACGCCCGCATCGTGGCCGCCGTGGTGGCGGGCGATGCGGATGGCGCGGCAGAGGCCATGCGCGCCCATGTGCTGCACGGCGGCGAGGCGGTGCTGGACACCCTGCGTCAGCCTGCTGTCGGGCCGGATGGCGCAGGGGACAGCGCGGATGTCCCCGCTACCGCGCCTGCGCTGCGCCCGTCCGGCAAGGCTGCATCCGGGAAGCCATGA
- a CDS encoding ABC transporter substrate-binding protein, translated as MNFASMFRAVCRLGVAALALPALLLGAGLPAATAQAADPVKIGAFFALSGPTAPVGTPTKLVAQMFVDKVNKEGGINGRPIELVLGDTEGDPTKAVLTFKRFVSEEKVVAVIGPTRTDEGMAVKRQIESSGIPTVMTVGGDPVIMEGKLGNMDFGTARSVFKSPQRSSTAVRKVLGYLKKHELTKVALLLSGDNFGQDGERWLRSLAPEYGIEIVGAEQFKPTDVDMKTQLTALAGKGPQAVICWTIGPAGSIVSKNHHALGLTMPLLQCHGLPDPAYIKLAGEASEGDLMPATKLMTWEALPDSDPQKKVIAEFVRLYRDEYKYDAQYPINTHSGYAWDALLLLVEAMRQVGTEPARVRDALEATKGLVGVSGVFTLGPQDHNGLGEDSMVMLQVKGGKFVMVQ; from the coding sequence ATGAACTTCGCATCCATGTTCCGCGCGGTGTGCCGGTTGGGCGTGGCCGCACTGGCACTTCCGGCGTTGCTGCTGGGCGCGGGCCTGCCCGCCGCCACCGCGCAGGCTGCCGATCCGGTAAAGATCGGCGCGTTCTTCGCCCTGTCCGGTCCCACCGCCCCCGTGGGCACCCCCACCAAGCTGGTGGCCCAGATGTTCGTGGACAAGGTGAACAAGGAAGGCGGCATCAATGGCCGCCCCATCGAACTGGTGCTGGGCGACACGGAAGGCGACCCCACCAAGGCGGTGCTGACCTTCAAGCGCTTCGTCAGCGAGGAAAAGGTGGTTGCCGTCATCGGCCCCACCCGCACCGACGAAGGCATGGCCGTGAAGCGCCAGATCGAATCCTCCGGCATTCCCACGGTGATGACCGTGGGCGGCGACCCGGTGATCATGGAAGGCAAGCTGGGCAACATGGACTTCGGCACGGCCCGGTCGGTCTTCAAGTCGCCGCAGCGGTCGTCCACGGCGGTGCGCAAGGTGCTGGGGTACCTGAAAAAGCATGAGCTGACCAAGGTGGCCCTACTGCTTTCGGGCGACAACTTCGGGCAGGACGGCGAACGCTGGCTGCGGTCGCTGGCCCCGGAATACGGCATCGAGATCGTGGGGGCAGAGCAGTTCAAGCCCACCGACGTGGACATGAAGACCCAACTCACCGCACTGGCGGGCAAGGGGCCGCAGGCGGTGATCTGCTGGACCATCGGACCCGCCGGGTCCATCGTGTCCAAGAACCACCATGCCTTGGGCCTGACCATGCCGTTGCTGCAATGCCACGGCCTGCCCGACCCGGCGTACATCAAGCTGGCGGGCGAGGCGTCCGAAGGCGACCTGATGCCCGCCACCAAGCTGATGACCTGGGAAGCCCTGCCCGACAGCGACCCGCAGAAGAAGGTCATCGCCGAGTTCGTGCGCCTGTACCGCGACGAGTACAAGTACGACGCGCAGTACCCCATCAACACCCACTCCGGCTATGCATGGGACGCCCTGTTGCTGCTGGTGGAGGCCATGCGCCAGGTGGGCACGGAACCGGCAAGGGTGCGTGACGCGCTGGAGGCCACCAAGGGGCTGGTGGGCGTGAGCGGCGTGTTCACCCTTGGCCCGCAGGACCACAACGGCCTGGGCGAGGATTCCATGGTCATGTTGCAGGTCAAGGGCGGCAAGTTCGTGATGGTCCAGTAG
- a CDS encoding diguanylate cyclase — MSGSHVCDPPASLSFGVSLYEQLFRYHSAVMLLVDAETGCIIEGNPAASVFYGYPDGALCGMTVSAIGTLGPEEQARRLADLREGRLTSFLSRHRLASGETREVEVHSVPVRLFERTLLYTIIHDITDRTRAEEALRRSEQHLEMVMDGAGIGSFNWHVVTDEVGCDTRWGDVLGLGRVECAPMMASWRMRVHPDDLPGLERARRRHLSGLSPRCEAEYRVQGADGTWRWIQETGRVVERDGDGLPLRVAGIVRDVSVRRRAEEDRRRLFNLSPDLMCVGGMDGYFRELNPAWQEVLGWSKEELLDRPWVALVHPDDQADTMQGLDLLRERGVVTNMENRTQCRDGSWRWISWNSAFVPEQGLIYGVGRDVTALRRMVEELRTSEARLRAMAATVPGVVLQWREVPGDRRFTYVSPRSHEILGLPPEALLRDWRALPVHPADRTVWELSLRDAAERHGDWVFEGRLVLPGGEVRWWRGEARPVDAGQSGAADLCGEPGIVYCGIITDTTEHREAQERLRQLATTDGLTGLVNRRRFLEALEHEVQRHRRYGTPLALISIDVDRFKRVNDTWGHAVGDEVLRSLATICRAEVRDVDVVGRIGGEEFAVMLPDTAPEEAMAVAERLRAGVEAAPLLTAAGPLTVTLSLGVAASPPCDGADTLLREADRALYRAKAGGRNRVERAFDPSGSCGTGDAADSLLTIP, encoded by the coding sequence TTGTCCGGCAGCCATGTCTGCGACCCTCCGGCATCGCTGTCCTTCGGCGTATCGCTGTACGAGCAGCTGTTCCGGTACCATTCGGCGGTCATGCTGCTGGTGGACGCGGAAACGGGCTGCATCATCGAGGGCAACCCGGCGGCATCCGTCTTCTACGGCTACCCGGACGGGGCGCTGTGCGGCATGACCGTCAGCGCCATCGGCACCCTGGGCCCCGAGGAACAGGCGCGGCGGCTGGCCGACCTGCGCGAGGGACGGCTGACGAGCTTCCTCTCGCGCCATCGCCTGGCCTCGGGAGAGACCCGCGAGGTCGAAGTGCACTCCGTGCCGGTGCGGCTGTTCGAACGCACCCTGCTGTACACCATCATCCACGACATCACCGATCGCACCCGGGCCGAGGAAGCCCTGCGCCGCAGCGAACAGCACCTGGAAATGGTCATGGACGGGGCGGGCATCGGCAGCTTCAACTGGCATGTGGTCACCGACGAGGTGGGGTGCGATACCCGCTGGGGCGATGTGCTGGGGCTTGGCCGGGTGGAGTGCGCGCCCATGATGGCGTCGTGGCGCATGCGGGTGCATCCGGACGACCTGCCGGGGTTGGAACGGGCGCGGCGGCGGCATCTTTCCGGGCTCTCGCCCCGTTGCGAGGCGGAATACCGGGTGCAGGGGGCGGACGGCACATGGCGCTGGATTCAGGAAACCGGGCGGGTGGTGGAACGCGACGGCGATGGGTTGCCCCTGCGGGTGGCGGGCATCGTGCGCGACGTGTCCGTCCGGCGGCGCGCGGAAGAGGACCGGCGGCGGCTGTTCAACCTGTCGCCCGACCTGATGTGCGTGGGCGGGATGGATGGGTACTTTCGCGAACTGAACCCCGCCTGGCAGGAAGTGCTGGGCTGGTCCAAGGAGGAATTGCTGGACCGCCCGTGGGTGGCGCTGGTGCACCCCGACGACCAGGCCGACACCATGCAGGGGCTGGACCTCTTGCGCGAGCGCGGCGTGGTTACCAACATGGAGAACCGCACCCAGTGCCGTGACGGCTCATGGCGCTGGATATCCTGGAATTCCGCCTTCGTGCCCGAGCAGGGGCTGATCTACGGCGTGGGGCGCGACGTCACGGCGCTGCGGCGCATGGTGGAAGAGTTGCGCACCAGCGAGGCGCGCCTGCGGGCCATGGCGGCCACGGTGCCGGGGGTGGTGCTGCAATGGCGCGAGGTGCCGGGCGACCGGCGGTTCACCTACGTCAGCCCGCGCAGCCACGAGATACTGGGCCTGCCCCCCGAAGCGCTGCTGCGGGACTGGCGGGCCCTGCCGGTGCACCCGGCGGACCGCACGGTGTGGGAACTTTCGCTGCGCGACGCGGCGGAGCGGCATGGCGACTGGGTGTTCGAAGGGCGGCTGGTGCTGCCCGGCGGCGAGGTGCGCTGGTGGCGGGGCGAGGCCAGGCCCGTGGATGCCGGGCAATCCGGTGCGGCGGACCTGTGCGGGGAACCCGGCATCGTCTACTGCGGCATCATCACCGACACCACCGAACACCGCGAGGCGCAGGAACGGCTGCGCCAACTGGCCACCACGGACGGACTGACCGGGCTGGTCAACCGCAGGCGGTTTCTGGAAGCGCTGGAGCACGAAGTGCAGCGCCACCGCCGCTACGGCACTCCCCTGGCCCTGATCTCCATCGATGTGGACCGGTTCAAGCGGGTCAACGACACCTGGGGCCATGCCGTGGGCGACGAGGTGCTCCGTTCGCTGGCCACCATCTGTCGGGCAGAGGTGCGCGACGTTGACGTCGTGGGGCGCATCGGCGGCGAGGAATTCGCCGTGATGCTGCCGGACACCGCCCCGGAAGAAGCCATGGCCGTGGCAGAGCGGCTGCGGGCGGGCGTGGAGGCTGCGCCGCTGCTGACTGCCGCCGGGCCGCTTACCGTTACCCTGAGCCTGGGCGTGGCCGCCAGCCCGCCGTGCGACGGGGCCGATACGCTGCTGCGCGAGGCGGACAGGGCGCTCTACCGGGCCAAGGCGGGGGGCCGCAACCGGGTGGAGCGGGCGTTTGACCCCAGCGGATCCTGCGGAACGGGCGACGCCGCCGATAGCCTGCTCACCATTCCTTGA
- a CDS encoding DMT family protein codes for MPVPFALPVPVVTVGLLLLSNVFMTFAWYGHLKFKASPLMVAILVSWGIAFFEYCLQVPANRAGYGHFNATELKTIQEIISLSVFLVFSVLYLGEPLKWNYLVGFCLIVVATFFIFKEW; via the coding sequence ATGCCCGTCCCCTTCGCCCTGCCCGTGCCGGTGGTCACCGTCGGCCTGCTGCTGCTTTCCAACGTATTCATGACCTTCGCCTGGTACGGTCACCTGAAGTTCAAGGCCAGCCCGCTCATGGTGGCCATACTGGTGAGCTGGGGCATCGCCTTCTTCGAATACTGCCTCCAGGTGCCCGCCAACCGTGCGGGTTACGGCCATTTCAACGCAACGGAACTGAAGACCATCCAGGAGATCATTTCGCTCTCCGTGTTTCTGGTCTTCTCGGTGCTCTATCTGGGCGAGCCGTTGAAGTGGAACTATCTCGTGGGGTTCTGCCTGATCGTGGTGGCCACGTTCTTCATCTTCAAGGAATGGTGA
- a CDS encoding flagellin, whose amino-acid sequence MSDKSLNTMLVEYSLQLLQQDMLTNSLFMGGSVGTSLRDMLLTETQSRKVTDPTAAALTGRLRADAGMLRQASSNVSEAKSIMDLANSGATTLKSALTRMQELANGVATGTMTYASVQAEYNSLASQITQTVASTSYNGIALLDGSVWASDDRVTVSGSSGSIEIQSGTSSFDLALTDFSSFKNAFTSTQINTVGKAAAMVTTLGGHITTVGTASTNYAARATLLDSQASSLASQADIMDTAAATRAKSNENRSLEELVLDLLLRETGTITDEEA is encoded by the coding sequence GTGAGCGACAAGTCGCTGAACACCATGCTGGTGGAATATTCACTGCAACTGCTGCAGCAGGACATGCTGACCAATTCGCTGTTCATGGGCGGGTCCGTCGGCACGTCACTGCGCGACATGCTGCTGACCGAAACCCAGTCGCGCAAGGTGACGGACCCCACCGCCGCCGCCCTCACCGGCAGGTTGCGGGCAGATGCGGGCATGCTGCGCCAGGCGTCCAGCAACGTGTCCGAGGCCAAGTCCATCATGGACCTGGCCAACTCCGGCGCCACCACGCTGAAGTCCGCCCTCACCCGCATGCAGGAACTGGCCAACGGCGTGGCCACCGGCACCATGACCTATGCATCGGTGCAGGCGGAATACAATTCGCTGGCCTCGCAGATCACCCAGACCGTGGCCTCCACCTCGTACAACGGCATTGCCCTGCTGGACGGTTCGGTCTGGGCCTCCGACGACCGGGTCACCGTGTCCGGCAGTTCCGGCAGCATAGAGATACAGTCCGGCACCAGCAGCTTCGACCTGGCCCTGACCGACTTTTCGTCGTTCAAGAACGCCTTCACCAGCACCCAGATCAACACCGTGGGCAAGGCTGCCGCCATGGTCACCACGCTGGGCGGGCACATCACCACCGTGGGCACCGCATCCACCAACTACGCGGCACGCGCAACGTTGCTGGACAGCCAGGCATCCTCGCTGGCCTCGCAGGCGGACATCATGGACACCGCCGCCGCCACCCGCGCCAAATCCAACGAGAACCGCTCATTGGAAGAACTGGTGCTGGACCTTCTGCTGCGCGAAACCGGCACCATCACCGACGAAGAGGCCTGA
- a CDS encoding ribonucleoside triphosphate reductase: MPQHIRKRDGRVETWSVDRVGHAINKALKASGIKDPLLGKRLAQRVEAKLDGVDMPEQEQVQDLVQRVLMEARLYAVAERYIIYREKRRELRSQNEAYLDVARMIESYLDRSDWRVNENSNMGHSFQGLILHMAGSVQARYVLEKYPEEIRLAHTHGYFHIHDLSFGLAGYCAGWSLRDLLLEGFNLKGRCCASPARHFDAACGQIVNFLGTLQNEWAGAQAFNNIDTYLAPFIRHDKLTYDEVKQGVQKLVYNLNTTSRWGGQSPFTNFTLDMAPPKHIAGEPVIIGGEYQDTTYGEYAAEMDMFNRAFIEVMLEGDADGRIFSFPIPTYNVTPDFPWDTDTGKMLLRMTAKYGAPYFQNFINSDLNPEDVRSMCCRLQMDLREIRKRTGGLFGSGDLTGSIGVVTLNLPKYAYLAQGEEDFLDMITEYAEMARDALEFKRKLCTQMLEAGMFPFSRRYLKNGYAGHFSTIGLIGGHEACLNLLGKGIETEAGLRLMKRVLHHLRELTVRFQEETGHMYNLEATPGEGTCYRLARIDRALYEDIATSGGDTPYYTNSTLLPVGFTEDVFAALEHQNELQTLYNGGTVFHSFLGEAAPDEASVKNYLLKAMQKTRIPYISVTPTFSVCQTHGYLRGEHMNCPECGEEAEVYTRVVGYYRPVSRWNLGKQQEYKERVEYGMGSFCGCGAPATEVDMKLPEPATAE, encoded by the coding sequence ATGCCCCAACATATTCGCAAGCGCGACGGTCGCGTGGAAACCTGGTCCGTGGACCGGGTGGGACACGCCATCAACAAGGCCCTGAAGGCCAGCGGCATCAAGGACCCCCTGCTGGGCAAGCGCCTGGCGCAACGGGTGGAGGCCAAGCTCGACGGCGTGGACATGCCCGAGCAGGAGCAGGTGCAGGACCTTGTCCAGCGCGTGCTGATGGAAGCCCGCCTGTACGCCGTGGCCGAGCGGTACATCATCTACCGCGAAAAGCGCCGCGAACTGCGCAGCCAGAACGAGGCCTATCTTGACGTGGCCCGGATGATCGAAAGCTACCTCGACCGGTCCGACTGGCGCGTCAACGAAAACTCCAACATGGGCCATTCGTTCCAAGGGCTCATCCTGCACATGGCGGGTTCGGTTCAGGCGCGCTACGTGCTGGAAAAGTACCCCGAGGAAATTCGCCTGGCCCACACCCACGGCTATTTCCACATCCACGACCTGTCCTTCGGCCTGGCCGGGTACTGCGCGGGCTGGAGCCTGCGCGACCTTTTGCTGGAAGGCTTCAACCTGAAGGGCCGCTGCTGCGCTTCCCCGGCGCGCCACTTTGACGCGGCCTGCGGGCAGATCGTCAACTTTCTTGGTACCCTGCAGAACGAATGGGCGGGCGCGCAGGCGTTCAACAACATCGACACCTATCTTGCCCCGTTCATCCGCCACGACAAGCTGACCTACGACGAGGTCAAGCAGGGCGTGCAGAAGCTGGTGTACAACCTGAACACCACCTCGCGCTGGGGCGGGCAGAGCCCGTTCACCAACTTTACCCTGGACATGGCCCCGCCCAAGCACATCGCGGGCGAGCCGGTGATCATCGGCGGCGAGTACCAGGACACCACCTACGGCGAATACGCCGCCGAGATGGACATGTTCAACCGGGCGTTCATAGAGGTGATGCTGGAAGGCGACGCCGACGGGCGCATCTTCTCCTTCCCCATTCCCACCTACAACGTCACCCCCGACTTTCCGTGGGACACCGATACCGGCAAGATGCTGCTGCGCATGACGGCCAAGTACGGCGCCCCCTACTTCCAGAACTTCATCAACTCGGACCTCAATCCCGAGGACGTGCGCTCCATGTGCTGCCGCCTGCAGATGGACCTGCGCGAAATCCGCAAGCGTACCGGCGGCCTGTTCGGCTCGGGCGACCTTACCGGCTCCATCGGCGTGGTCACCCTGAACCTGCCCAAGTACGCGTACCTGGCCCAGGGCGAGGAAGACTTCCTCGACATGATCACCGAGTACGCGGAGATGGCCCGCGACGCGCTGGAATTCAAGCGCAAGCTGTGCACCCAGATGCTGGAGGCGGGCATGTTCCCGTTCTCGCGCCGCTACCTCAAGAACGGCTACGCAGGGCACTTCTCCACCATCGGGCTCATCGGCGGGCACGAGGCCTGCCTGAACCTCTTGGGCAAGGGCATCGAAACCGAGGCCGGGCTGCGCCTGATGAAGCGCGTGCTGCACCACCTGCGCGAACTTACCGTGCGCTTCCAGGAAGAGACCGGGCACATGTACAACCTTGAAGCCACGCCCGGCGAAGGCACCTGCTACCGCCTTGCGCGCATCGACCGCGCCCTGTACGAAGACATTGCGACTTCGGGCGGGGACACGCCGTACTACACCAACTCCACCCTGCTCCCCGTGGGCTTCACGGAAGACGTGTTCGCCGCGCTGGAGCACCAGAACGAGTTGCAGACCCTGTACAACGGCGGCACGGTGTTCCACTCCTTCCTTGGCGAGGCCGCGCCCGACGAGGCCTCGGTAAAGAACTACCTGCTGAAGGCCATGCAGAAGACGCGCATCCCGTACATCTCGGTCACGCCCACCTTTTCGGTGTGCCAGACCCACGGCTATCTGCGCGGCGAACACATGAACTGCCCCGAGTGCGGCGAAGAGGCGGAAGTGTACACCCGCGTGGTGGGCTACTACCGCCCGGTCAGCCGCTGGAACCTCGGCAAGCAGCAGGAATACAAGGAGCGGGTGGAGTACGGCATGGGCTCGTTCTGCGGTTGCGGCGCCCCCGCGACCGAAGTGGACATGAAGCTGCCGGAACCCGCCACGGCGGAATAG